In Verrucomicrobiota bacterium, the sequence TCAAGTCAGTCGAGGGGAGGACGACATGGCTGACGAGAAAGCGCTGGTTCCGCTCGAGCGCGTGGAGAGCCGCATCCTGGTGATCCGCGGGCAGAAGGTGATCGTCGACAGCGATCTGGCGGAGCTATACGAGGTGACGACAACGCGCCTCAATGAGCAGCTTCGCAGGAATATGGATCGTTTCCCTCCGGATTTCGCTTTCCAGCTGACACAGAAGGAGTTCCGGAACTTGATGTCGCAATCTGCGACATCAAGTCGGTGGGGTGGACGCCGCAAGCTGCCTTACGCCTTCACCGAGCACGGCGCGATCATGGCGGCGAGCGTGCTGAACTCGGCACGGGCGGTCGAGGTGAGCATCTTCGTCGTGCGGGCGTTCGTGCGGCTGCGCGAGGTGATCGCGTCCCACAAGGAGCTTGCCCGCAAGCTGGAAGAGCTCGAACGCAAGCTCGCCACGCACGACGAGCAGATCCTCATGCTCCTCGGTGCCATCCGCCAACTCGCAACGCCGCCAAAGCCGGGGAAGCGCGGGCGGAGCGGGTTTGCGCCCCGTGACGAGGAAGGGCGGGCGAAGCCATGAGCTACGACTTGTTCTTCGAGTGCATGCCCGGGCAGCCGCGTCCGAGCCGGGCGGCTCTCCTCGCCTACTTTGAGCAGCGGCCGAACTACCAGGTCTCGGGCGACCAAGCGATCTACGAGAACAAGGACACGGGCGCCTACTTCATCTTGGATTACGACGAGTCGGTAGCGGAGGAGCTGGAGAACGCCTCACGGCTGCCAGTCGTGGCAGACATCAACTACCTGCGCCCGCACTTCTTCGCCTGGGAGGGCGGGATCGAGCTTGCGGCCTTCGTCCGCCACTTCGGTCTTCTGGCGTGGTCGCCACAGAGCGAGCGAACAGTCCACCTGAAACCCGACGACGTGTACCAGGATTGGTGGGCATCGAGCGAGCGCACCACGCTCAAGCTGCTGAGATCCGGTGAGGTACCGATGCCGCGCTATGCTCTTCCTACGCCACTGCTCGACCGGATCTGGAGATGGAACTACGGTCTGCAGGCGCTTCAGGAGCGCCTCGGCGAGAGCATCTTCGTCCCGAGGATCTCGATGCTCGACATCGAGGGCTCGCCGCGCTCGATGGTTGTGTGGTCTGACGCCATACCGATCGCGTTACCGGCGGTTGATTACGTGGTGCTCTACAGGAAGGAGACTCAGCCCCGCAGGCTCTTCGGGCGCCGTAAGGACCATGACCTTGTGCTCAAGCCGTACCATGAGTGCGAACCGCTCATCATCTCGTTCGGAACGGCGAATGAGGTCCCGCCGTGCAGGCTGCTGCGGTATGTGGATCCTCCTGCGAGCGTGATCACGCTTTTCAGGAAGGGAAAGGCGCTCGAAGGCAAGCTTCGCGGTATCCGCTTCGAGGAGGTACTCAACGAGGAGCTCGTCCCCCAGGGAGACTCCCTGCCTCCGGAACGCGCCGCGCCGCCGGACCCTAGGAGGTGAGGAACTCGGCGATGGCCTCGACGACGCGCTCGGCCGCGCCGGACGGCAGCTCGGGGTAAATGGGCAGCGCGAGGACGCGCGAGCAGGCGCGTTCGGCGAGCGGGAAGTCGCCCAGCTTGTAGCCGAGGGCCGAGAAACACGGCTGGAGGTGGAGGGGTACCGGATAGTAGATGCTGTGGCCGATGCCACGCTCGTTGAGGAAGGCACACAGGGCGTCGCGGCGGCCGACTTCGATGACAAACTGGTTGTACGTGTGGCGGCCGGGGCGCTCCGCGGGCAACGTGACAAACGCGCCCCGAGAACCAGCAACGGCCGTGTCGTCCGGGGATGTAGGACGGGGCCCCCTGGCCCCGCCGGTCTTCGGCGACGAATCACGTTCCGCGGCCAGACGCGGCGGGGCCAGGGGGCCCCGCCCTACATCGGTGCGCGCCGCCCCGTCGCATGACTGCACAAGACCGGCTTCCGCCAAGAGCTTGCGGTAGAGGGAAGCGTTCGTCTGTCGCTGTACGGTCCACTCGTCGAGGTGGCCGAGCTTGACGAGCAGAACGGCGGCTTGGAGCGCCTGGAGCCGGAAGTTGCCGCCGACGAGGACGTGGTCGTAACGGCCGCGGTCGCCGTGGTGGCGCAACATGCGCGCGCGATCGGCGAGTTCCTTGTCGTTCGTCGTGATCATCCCGCCCTCGCCGAACGCGCCGAGGTTCTTTGTCGGAAAGAACGAGAAGCAGCCGAAGGCACCGAAGCTCCCGGCGCGCTTGCCGGCCTGTTCAGCCCCGATGGCCTGAGCGGCGTCCTCGACGACGGGGATGCCCCTCTTTGAAGCGATCTCCATCACCGCCGTCATATCGGCGCATTGGCCGAAGAGATGAACAGGCATGATGGCCTTGGTGCGCGGCGTGATCGCGGCCTCGACCTTGGCCGGATCGACGTTGTAGGTCTCGGGATCGATGTCGACGAAGACCGGCTTCGCGCCGAGCCGGTAGATCGAGCCGGCCGACGCGAAGAAGCTGAACGTGGAAGTGATCACCTCGTCGCCCGGCCCGATGCCGAGCGCCATGAGCGCCACGAGCAAGGCGTCGGTGCCCGACGAGACGCCGACCGCGTGCGCGCAGCCGCAGTAATCGGCCATCCGCGCCTCGAGCTCGGCCACTTTCGGTCCGAGGATGAACTGCTGCGACTCGACCACCTCGTGGATGGCCGCCATCGCCTCATTCCGGATCGTGCCGAACTGCGCCTGAAGGTCGAAGAACTTCACCGGCGTCTGCTGCTTCGCGCTCATCGTCCCTCGCGTCATAGTACATCAATAACTCCGCTCCGGCTTTGCGCCGTGCGCGGCATGATCCTGCAGACCTTGTCTCAAGTCAAGGATGGTCCGCGTTGGATGCTGTCCTGGGCGTACTTGAGCCGGCAAGAGGTGCTTGACACCCAGAACAGCGCGCGTCAACATCTGCTGGCGTTGGGCGAATGCTTGTAGCTGCGTTGGCAGCGCCGGGCAGTTCGAGCATAGTACCGCCGACTGTGGGGTGGACGCGGAGTCTGTCACCTAGAGACCAAGAGAGATAGGGGCCACCTATGGGCAGTCCTCAACCCGTTCGCGAAGACCATGCAAGGGTCTCTCGAAAGGTCTACTGCCTCTTCGATGCCAGCGCCATTGCGGCGTACTACCTTCCCCAGTCCCACAAGAACCGGAAGGTGCACGAGCATGCGACCATGATCATTGAATCGGTACGCTCAGGCGCCACAGATCACTTTCTCTACATCCCCAACTTCTGCATTGCCGAGGTATTTGGTGTCTTCGCAAAGTATGCATTCTGTCGCTGGAGCATGAAAGGCACGATTGACGGCCGCGTCTACGAATCCCTTCGTAGCCAGTTCCAGAAAGACATCCACAACGCGGCCCTACTGTATCACTACGAACTGGCTCGGTACCACGTTTTGGCGATCGGAATGGTTGCCCCAATAGACTACTACTTCCAGGTCACACGTCGCCGGAAGACCAAGTCAAAGCCGAAGCCCGCGGGAGCGTTCGACCAACTCATAGTGGCAATGGGCATTCATCTCACCAAGATCCACGGTCCTGGAAATGTCGTCATCATCACAGCAGATCACCGCCTCTCAAAAGTCGTGGAACGCTGTCGCAAGCTTGTTTCGGCCAGTGCCTGGAAGAAACTGCATCTGGACGAGGTGGAGCGTTTCGTGGGCATTCCCTTCACACCGGAGAGCTTCCCGTTGGTGCTACACCTACCTACTGCCACGAGGACGACTTACACAGAAGTGTTCGGCACATGGCCCTTGCCGCAGAACAAGAAGTACAAGAAGCCTTACCACCTCAGAAACCAAAACAGACGGACATAGACACCTCCCCAATAGACCATACATCACCTGGCTGACGTGTATGCTCGGATGGCGCGATGTCAGAACACGCTCAGAGCCTTCACGTTCGGTGGGGCGGTGAAGAGGATGACACGATGACGCCTCAAGAGTGGCAAGCATTACTCTGCTGGACGTTCAGCACAATCGCACAGACGCTGGCAGGTGGCTTCGGGATCCTCGCAGTCCTCGTCGTTTTCCGCTTGCAGAGCGCTGAGAACCAGATCGTTGATCACGCGAGAATCCTGCCTTATTTCCTAAGGCCTGCTGAAACACAGGAATGGCTGAACCGCCTGAGAGACGGGGAGCTATCCGCGTTCCTTGACTGGTTCGGAAAGGAGAGCCCCCGTAAGAATATCTCGAGGCAGGACAATGAAACGGTTGTGTCATCAGCGACAATCATCTCGTATCTCGGATCCGTGACCAAGAAGTCCCTTATGCGCCTGAAGGTCTCTCTCTGCCTAACCGCCGCCTCTATTGGAGGGTGCCTCATCCTCCTGTCACTCTCCAACGTATTAGCAGCATCATCGGTGGTATCGGTGGTGGCATTGTCCGTCACCACGTTATTGGCGATCATCTGCCTTCTTGCATATGTCCAGATCACTCTTGCCACACTAGCCGCGAGAGGGACAGTGATAGTCGAAAAGCCAAGGCCCGCAGATCGCAGCAAGGGAAATGAGCCATGACTCAGTTCCTGGTTCCACTGGTGTCTGGCGTTGGCGGCACACTCATCGGATGCCTCTTGACATGGCACCTCATGACAAGGACTGTCCGAAACGAAGCAAGGCGAAAAGTCCTCGTGATGGCCGCAGAAGCCCTCCAGGATTACCGGGTGGCCTATGCCCAATGGTATGCCGAGTACTTATCACCGGAAGCGCAGGCTGTGGAGGACTGGGCGAAGCCACCAACGGGTAAACCCGATCCGGTTTACCTCCAGCTCATGAGCGCCGTCGACACAGGACGTGGGCGCCTTCGAGTGATAAACGGAGCGCTGTACGCCCATTTCCGTAAGACCGACGTCAAACCGCTCTGCACCGAGATGTTGCGCGTGCTGACCATGAGTGCCGGCGACAAGCCGGCCGATTGCCGGAAGGTAGATGAGATCGTGGAGAAAGCACACGACCTGATACCCGACATGATCCGCCGTTTCTTCTAAGAACGTTGTGGGCCGGCGGAGGCGCGCATGGGACCCGCCGACAAACGTGGCGAGCCCCGTTTGGGGCGATTCAGAATACGCATGAATCCGCCTCAATCGCCCCGACGAGTTTCACGACGAAGCGTGGCGGGCCGAGGGCGACGCGCCCGACATCCGCGTCTCGACGTGCCTTCTGTCAGCCGACCGAGCAGAGTTTTTCGCAGCGCAGGAAGCGCTCGTTGATGCGGCCCAGTGCAGGTTCTTGATGAAGCTGTCGATGTAGGTGGCGCGGCCCGGGCCGTCCTTGTGATAGTAGGCGTGCTCGAACACGTCGGGTGCAATCAGTGTGATGCTCCACCGCCCGCGTTGCCGAACGGCTTGCGGTAGATGAGCACGCGCGCTCGGTTCAGGTCCGTGATGTAGAAGCTGTCGTCCTCGTCGAACGTGGCCGAATACGGCATCGAGTGGAAGTCGCCAAGCACGGCGATGGGCGCGGCGTGGGTGGACGGGTCGCCGAAGACGAACGGGAAGCGTTTGCCGCTGTAGCCGTTGAGACCGACGATCATGCGGCCCTTCGAGTCGAACGCCGGCTCGAAGACCTCGAGGTGCTCGTGCCAGTCCTTTGTGCCCGTGAACCGGCCGCCGTGGCCCCAGACGCGGCTGGCCGGGATGGCGAAGAGCACCTTCTCCGGACGCTTCGCGAAAAGCGACGCATCGAACTCGAGCAGCCTGTGGTTGCCGGAGACCTCGAGCGCGTGGTCGGACACGAAGAGGTTGCCGCGCGGATCGAGCGCGACCGCGCCCGGACAGCTCAGCGTGTCGCGCCCGGGCTCGCCGCCGTTGTTGGGCCGTTTCTCGTCGAGGTCCGGATGCCCGAGCACGACGTCCACGACCGGCTTCGTCAACGGATCGCGCACCCGGAAGACCGTGCTGATGCTCGGGTCGGTCAGCCAGATGAACGAGCCGTCGGGTGCCGCGGCGATCCCGCCGACATTGAGGAAGCCCGTCCACGCGAACTCGCCCCCGCCGGCGAGCGGCAGCGGCGACTTGATCCTGGCGAACGGCATGTCGGCGTTCCTGAGCGGGAGTTGGTAGACCTCGACCTCCGGCCCGCGCACGGCGAAGAGGTGGCCAGCCTTGTCGGCGCGCAGCCGGCCGTAGGGATCGCCGAGCGTCGGCGCGCGCAGGCTCTTGGCGCCGACGATGCCCGAGGCCTTCGCGCCGTTGCTGAGCGTGCCCACGCCGTTCCAGAACACGACGGCGTAGGCGTCGGCGACGATGAGCTGGCCGTTGACGACGGCGACGCCGCGCGCGCTCTGAAGCTCAGTCTCGCAGTTCCACCGGTCCGATGGCGCGCGGTTGAACAGGCGCAGGTCGGTGCAATGCGCGATGCCCAATCGCGGCTCCGGCAGCGGCGCGGGGAAACGCCAGATGTCCTGCACGTTGGTCGAGCACGCGACATAGACATTGCCGTCGGAGTCGATGCCGATCCCGCCGCGCGGCTCCGTCATGTGGAACGGCATGCCCTCGCGGTCGCCACGGATCGGGGCGTCGCCCCTCGTCTGCCGGAGCACGTCGGAGATCAGGATCTTCCTGACTTGGCCGTTGACAAGCAACAGCACCTGGCTGTGATTGGTGTCGACGACCCAGATACCGCCTGTTACGGGATCCACTTCGAGGCCCTGCGGGAAGTTGATGTCGTCGCCAAGCGTGCCGCCCGCGTCCATGCCGTTCATCAGCGGCGGGTTGAACACGAGCACGCGGTCGTTAAGCGAGTCGGCGACGTAGACGATGCCGCGCGCGTCAACGCGCACGGCCGCCGGCGCTGACATCCGGTTCATCGCGTTGCCGCGCCCGCACGACGAGAAGTCCGGCTGGCCGAGCACGAGGTCGGCCCTCCTGGCCGGCACGCCGGTCGCCTCGTCGTGCGGGAAGCGCAGGACGCGGTTGTTCTCGTTGTCGCAAACCCACAGGTTGCCCTGCGCGTCGAGGCCGACGCCGCCGACGAAGCCGAGGTTCGCCGGGCTGCGGAAGGCGAAGCCCGACGCGTCGGGCTTGCCGTAGCCGAGGCCGTGATTCGGGCCGTTCGCGGCGAAGTCGGGCTGCCCCCACACAGCGTCGGCGATCGTGTCCGTCTCGAACGGGCTGTCGTAGCGCAGCACGCGGTGGTTGCACCAATCGGGCACGTAGAGATTGCCCTTGTCGTCCACGGCCATGTTGGCGAACGAGCCGCCCTCGGTCAGGCTGATCTGGTCCACGGGCATCGTCGCCAGCGTCGCCGGGCCCGCCGGCGGCATCGCGGGCCAGGTGTCGAAGTTGCCGTGGCCGTTGGCCGACGCGCGGCTGAACGACGGTTGGCCGATGACGAGGTCGGCACCGATCCCCTCGACGGGCAGGATGCCGTGGCCGGGGAAATCGGAGTCGCACGTGCCCGGCTTGCCGGCGTCGGGACCGTCCTTGCAGTAGCCGACGCGGCTGAAGCCGAGCACGCGGCTGTTGCCGCCGTCGTAGACGTAGATGCGGTTCGGGCGGACGGAGCGATCCACGATCACGCCGCCCGGGTTGAACACCGTGTTGGGGTCCACCTCGCCGGGCACGACCTCATTGAAGTCGGGCTGGCCAATGATCACGTCGGCCCACATGTCGCCCGCCAGCCCGCGCACTGGCGGGCCGACCGGTCCGACGTCGGCGCCGAGGCAGGCCGCTCCCGCGACTGCGCACGCGACAAGGCACAGCGCTACTGCCACAGAAACCCTTCGAGACATCATGATGGCTCTCCTCCGTTGGGGGCATCCTCAGCCTAAAGAACCTGCCGAGTCAAGGCCGGCTAGCGCGAAACACCACCGCGATGATACCTGCAATGACAGGGATACTTGACGAAACAGGGGCCGTCCAGCTACGCTGGACACCGACAAAGAGGGGCCGGTCGAATGCAGGCAGATGGATGGCAGTCTGGCTGCCCACCACTCCGCCGGCCCCTGCGCCGCAACGTCAGGGGCGGTCCGGAGTAGCACCGAATTGGGTAGGGTGTTTCCGGAATCAGTGTCGCCTTGAACCAGAATGCGTGTGAGGCGGCCAGTGAAGGCATTTGTCGGAATAACTGACTGGGATTGGTTCGATCTCCTGCGTCTACAACCTC encodes:
- a CDS encoding ORF6N domain-containing protein, whose product is MADEKALVPLERVESRILVIRGQKVIVDSDLAELYEVTTTRLNEQLRRNMDRFPPDFAFQLTQKEFRNLMSQSATSSRWGGRRKLPYAFTEHGAIMAASVLNSARAVEVSIFVVRAFVRLREVIASHKELARKLEELERKLATHDEQILMLLGAIRQLATPPKPGKRGRSGFAPRDEEGRAKP
- a CDS encoding DegT/DnrJ/EryC1/StrS family aminotransferase; the encoded protein is MSAKQQTPVKFFDLQAQFGTIRNEAMAAIHEVVESQQFILGPKVAELEARMADYCGCAHAVGVSSGTDALLVALMALGIGPGDEVITSTFSFFASAGSIYRLGAKPVFVDIDPETYNVDPAKVEAAITPRTKAIMPVHLFGQCADMTAVMEIASKRGIPVVEDAAQAIGAEQAGKRAGSFGAFGCFSFFPTKNLGAFGEGGMITTNDKELADRARMLRHHGDRGRYDHVLVGGNFRLQALQAAVLLVKLGHLDEWTVQRQTNASLYRKLLAEAGLVQSCDGAARTDVGRGPLAPPRLAAERDSSPKTGGARGPRPTSPDDTAVAGSRGAFVTLPAERPGRHTYNQFVIEVGRRDALCAFLNERGIGHSIYYPVPLHLQPCFSALGYKLGDFPLAERACSRVLALPIYPELPSGAAERVVEAIAEFLTS